Genomic window (uncultured Flavobacterium sp.):
CTAAGCTTTTTTGGTGTAATCTGATAAAAAAATTAAAAGTATCCTTCTCAATTCCGTTATAGGTTTCATCGTCTTTAATTGTTTTTAGATAATACAAGGAATCTCGAAGCGGAATAATTGAACGTTTTAAGAAATTAAAATTATCCCGATGATTTTCAATTTTTTCCAGGATAACCGGATCGGCACCTTTTTTGGTCAAATTAATTAATTCTTCGATTTTATCTTCTTCATCTTCAATGGTTATGTAGAAATTTTCCATTACAGCATCAAGCAATAAATAGAGCAAGTAATCTACTTTTTTAGTTCTCACAATTCCTCCGTGTGTACGAAGGCGCTCTCGAATATGTGTAAAAAAATCACTTCGTTTTTCCTGAAACGAAATCAGAATTCCATCTTTCAAAATAAAACTAATTTGTTCTACACTAATATTATCTGAATACTCTGAAGGCAAAAGTGATTTTATATTAAAAAATAAAACATCTTTTTGTTCCTCAAGTTTTGTTCTTTTCGTAGTATTTAAAATATCTGCTAAAAGAAAATCATCTAACTTAAAATGAGTCCCTATGATTTTAATTAAATTGATATCGTTTAAACCATGAATATTCAGCCAATTATTTTTAGTATAATCAAGGCAGGTATTCAAGGCTACTACCTCCAATTTTTCATATTCAGTAACATCATCATTATTATATACAAACAATTGCATTTCTGTTTTATGCTCTTTATGTGAACCAGTATACTCTAAACTAGTATGTTGCAGCTTTCGCCCTTTCTTGTATTTTATCTTTCTCATTCAAAAATGATTTATATAGTAATATTACAAAAAAGATTCTGAACAGGAAATGACAATTGTCATTTTGATGGAAATATTCATAGAATAGAAACTGCCTGTTTTGTAATATTTATATCACTTTTAACTAAACCCGACAGGTTTTAAAAACCTGTCGGGTTTGACAACGAATACATAAATTATGCAAACAACTGAACCTCTAGAATTTGGAAAATATTATCACATTTATAATCGCGGAATCAACAGCGAAAATATCTTTAAAGAAAATAGAAATCATGAATATTTTCTAATTCTTTATAACAAACATATTGATCCAATTGCAGAAACATTTGCCTGGTGCCTATTAAAAAATCACTTTCATTTATTAGTAAGAATTAAAACTTTTGAAGAAATTACATTAAGTAAAACGGACGAACCTAAAAAAATTATTCCACCACATCAGTCTTTTGGCAATTTATTTAATGCCTATACAAAAGCAATTAATAAAGGATATAATAGACATGGAGCTTTATTTGAAAGACCATTTAAAAGAAAATTAATTAATAACGAATCCTATTTACGTTCTGTGATAAAATATATTCATTATAACCCTGTAAATCATGGATTCTGTGAACATCCAATAGAATATCCCTGGAGTTCTTATTTAACTTGTGTTTCTGAAAAACCCACTAAATTAAAACGTGAAAAAGTAATTTCTATATTCAAGAATATTGAAGGTTTAAAAGCTTCACACAATAAAAATGAAAGCTTTAATTCGTTAGAAGAATTTCTTAATTTATAAGTAACGGCAAACCCGACAGGTTTAAAAAACAAATCTCAAATAGTACTAATCCTATGCACAAAGCAAACCCGACAGGTTTTAAAAACCTGTCGGGTTTAACAACGCAACGTAACTAAAATCCATAAAAAAACCGAGTCATTTCTGACTCGGTTTTTCATTATTGTGAAAGAAGAATTATTTTACTTCTTCGAATTCAACGTCTTCAACATTGTCACCTTGCGATTGCTCTTGTTGTGGAGCTGCTTGTTGACCTTGTTCACCACCTTGAGCGTACATTGCTTCTGTAGCTACTTTCCAAGCTGCATTTACATTGTCTAATCCTTTTTGGATTGCTTCAAGATCTTGAGATTGGTGAGCAAATCTTAATTCAGTTAAAGCAAATTCGATAGCTGTTTTTTGATCGTCTGTTAATTTACTTCCCAATTCTTTCAATTGACTTTCAGTTTGGAAAATAGTACTATCAGCTTCGTTTAATTTCTCAGCTCTTTCTTTAGCTATTTTGTCAGCGTCAGCATTAGCTTCAGCATCTTGTTTCATTTTTTCGATTTCTTCAGAAGTTAATCCAGAAGAAGCTTCGATACGGATATCGTGAGATTTTCCAGTTCCTTTATCAGTAGCAGTTACTTTGATGATACCATTAGCATCGATATCAAAAGTAACCTCGATTTGAGGAACTCCTCTTGGTGCTGGCGGGATACCATCTAAGTGAAAACGACCGATAGTTTTGTTATCAACCGCCATTGCTCTAGCTCCTTGTAATACGTGAAGCTCAACAGATGGTTGAGAATCAGAAGCAGTAGAGAATACTTGTGATTTTTTAGTTGGAATAGTTGTGTTAGACTCAATTAATGTAGTCATAACACCACCCATAGTTTCGATACCTAAAGATAAAGGAGTAACGTCAAGTAACAATACATCTTTTACATCTCCAGATAAAACTCCACCTTGAATAGCAGCTCCAATAGCAACAACTTCATCAGGGTTAACACCTTTAGATGCTTTTTTACCAAAGAATTTTTCAACTTCGTCAGCAATTCTTGGCATACGAGTAGAACCTCCAACAAGGATAACTTCGTCAATATCAGATGTAGTTAAACCTGCATCTTTTAATGCTTTAGCAACTGGCTCCATAGAACGTTTAACTAATGAATCAGTTAATTGCTCAAATTTAGCTCTAGATAATTTTTTTACTAAGTGTTTTGGTCCAGTAGCAGTAGCTGTTACGTATGGCAAGTTGATTTCAGTTTCTGAAGAAGAAGACAATTCAATTTTTGCTTTCTCTGCAGCTTCTTTCAAACGTTGCAATGACATTGGGTCAAGACGTAAATCAATACCTTCTTCAGCTAAAAATTCATTAGCTAACCAGTCAATAATTTCGTGGTCAAAATCATCACCACCTAAGTGAGTATCACCGTTTGTAGACAATACTTCAAATACACCGTCTCCTAATTCAAGAACAGAGATATCAAAAGTACCTCCACCTAAATCGTAAACAGCAATTTTTTGATCAGTTCCTTTTTTATCTAATCCGTAAGCAAGTGCAGCAGCAGTTGGCTCGTTGATGATACGCATAACTTTAAGACCAGCAATTTCTCCAGCTTCTTTAGTAGCTTGACGTTGTGCATCGTTAAAGTAAGCAGGAACAGTAATAACTGCTTCTGTTACAGTTTGACCTAAATAGTCTTCAGCAGTTTTTTTCATTTTTTGAAGAGTCATTGCTGACAATTCCTGAGCAGTATATAAACGTCCATCAATATCCACACGTGGAGTATTGTTGTCCCCTTTTACTACCTTGTAAGATACTCTTTTTGCTTCACCTGTAGTTTCAGCAAAAGTGTGTCCCATAAAACGTTTAATAGAAGCAATCGTTTTTGTAGGATTCGTTACCGCTTGTCTTTTTGCAGGATCACCTACTTTAATTTCTCCACCTTCAACAAAAGCGATGATAGATGGCGTTGTTCTTTTTCCTTCTGCGTTAGGAATAACAACTGCTTCGTTACCTTCCATTACAGAAACACAAGAGTTCGTCGTACCTAAGTCAATTCCGATTATTTTACCCATTTTTTATATATTTAATTTTTGATATACATTTTATAACTCAGGTGGCATAAGTCAATCTTTGTGCCAATATAAAAAACCAAAGTAAATTGTCAGTTTTCATGTCGGGACCTTAAAAACAATCTGCCAACATGACATTTTTAAAACCTGACACCTATGGCATATCAGTACTTTAAGTGTCATTATCAGAAGCTAATCCTGCTGTCCGCTATATCTTTTCCTTGCTAAAGAAGCAAGGAAAAGGATGCCGCTCCCATCAGGGCTAGGGCAATTATTTTCATTAGAAAACTGTCTTAATTTACCGATTTAATGTCTTTCAATGCTTTCAATTAAACCCCGAAATACTTATTTTAGCTTTTTATAAATTCATTTTAATGGAAAACTACAGCATTATTATTTTTATTCTCGCCATCGTGATCGGTCTTTCGGCTTTTGCAGATAAAGCAAAATTACCTTACCCAATTCTCCTTGTGATTGTTGGAGTTGCAATTGGCTTTATTCCCACAATGACCGAAATAGAAATTAATCCCGAGATCATCTTCCTGATTTTCCTGCCGCCATTATTATATGATGCCTCTTTCAATATTTCGCCAAAACACTTCAAAACCAACCTTAGTACAATAAGTACATTGGCAATACCGCTCGTTTTTCTTACCACCTTCTGGATTGCCGTCGTTGCCCATTATACAATTCCCGGAATGACCTGGTCCTTATCATTTACACTTGGAGCCATACTCTCTGCCACAGATGCTGTTGCTGCAGTAAGCGTAACAAAAGGCCTCGGAATACCCGAAAAAACCATTACCATACTCGAAGGCGAAAGTCTCATTAACGATGCCTCAGCATTAGTTGCCTATCGTTTTGCTGTTGCAACCGCGATGGGCTCAGCTTTTATAATCTGGAAAGCAACGCTACAATTTGCACTCTTATTAGGAGGCGGATTTTTAGTTGGTTTTCTAATGGCAAAAATCTTAGCATTCATCCTTACAAAAGTCCGTAAAAATATAAATGTAACTGTTAGCTTTATGTTATTAATGCCATTTGTAACCTATTTAATAGCCGAAAATTTGCATGTTTCGGGAGTAATTGCCGTCGTCGTTTTAGGTTTAGCAATTTCTCGTTTTAGTAAAAAAATCTTTCCCGAAAGCTTAAAAAACAATTCAAAAAACCTCTGGGATGTCATTATATTTCTCCTAAACGGATTAATCTTTATCCTAATCGGACTCAATTTCCGATACATCTTAAAAGATATCGACAACAGTATGATTTTACCCTATATAGGTTACGCCGTAATTATAACCATTGTGGCACTATTAACCAGAATGGTAAGAATCTTTCTTCAAAAAATAAATCTTCAAAAAGCATTTCAAAACAACAGTAAAAAAAGACGAAAAGTTAGCGAGCATGCTTTATTAGATTCTAAAAACAGTCTAATTATAAGTTGGTCAGGAATGCGAGGCATTGTTTCTCTTGCTATTGCTTTAGGTTTACCTAAATTTCTTCCGGATGGAACTCCTTTTCCCGAAAGAAACTCGATAATATTTATTTCTGTTATGGTTGTACTATTAACTATCGTTGGACAAGGATTAACATTACCCTGGATTGTCAAAAAAACAGGTGTAAACAATCCAAAACCGGAATAAAAAAATATTTATTTCGCCCAATTACTGTATTAGACTTTATTTTTTTACAAAAAAACATTATCAAGAAACCAATGTTTACAAGGCTTTACGCCTATTCAAAAATAAAAAGCAAAAATATTTTCAAAAAAAATAAAATAATTTGTCCAATTCTGAAACTTCGATTGTTATTCCATTATAAAACATTTATAAACATTAAAATTTAGACAAAATGGAAAATCGAATTAACATTCACGTAAAAGGACAAGAAGCAATCAAAACACTTTACTCAGTTGGCGGGTATTTAAAAAAATCTCCACTAGAACAATCACTTGTAGAATTAGTTCTTTTTAGAGTTTCACAAATCAACAAATGTGCTTACTGTCTTGATATGCATTATAAAGATGCCCGTCATAAAGGCGAAACAGAACAGCGTTTATACGGATTAAGCGCCTGGAGAGAAACATCTTATTACAGCAACCGCGAAAGAGCAGCATTTGCCTGGGCAGAAGCCATAACTGCATGTAATGTTACAGACTCTGTTTACAACGAAACAGCAAAAGAATTTTCAGAACAAGAATTAATTGATTTAACTTTAACCATCACAAACATTAATACCTGGAACCGCATTAATCTTGCTTTTCCTAACGAACCAGGAACTTATAAAGTAGGACAATTTGGTTAATTAAAAATTTACAGATCCAATTTTTAGATTTATTTTCATAACATATCACTCTAAAAAATGGATCTGAAAAACATAAAAAACAAAGTTTATAACATTCAAAAATAACATCATGAACGAATTTGTATTAATATTTCGAAGAGATTATATCACAAAAGATACGCAGCCTTCACCACAAGAATTGCAGGATTCTCTTAAATTATGGCAAGATTGGCTGGGCGGAATTGCAGCGCAGGATAAACTGGCAAAACCTTTGCAACGCTGGGATGGCGCAGGAAAAATTGTAACAACAAACAAAAGTGTAATCAACGGACCTTACGCCGAAATCAAAGAAGCAATTGGAGGATTAATCATGATCAAAGCCACAGATTATGACGAAGCGGTTGCTATTGCAAACGGATGCCCGATATTAGAATTAGGAGGTAATGTTGAAATACGTATGGCTGTTACAGAATAGAAATATAGATTGTTTTTTTGCCGCGAATTTCACGAATTGACACGAATTGACTTGATGCAAATTACTGTAATTGCTTCGTCTATTTGCTATCGCACGGGTCAACTTAATAATTTTACACAAGCGAGAATCTATAAAATTATTTTACTCCGTGACAAAAAAATATAGTAAATAGAATTAGTGCAAATTCGTGAAATTCGTGGCAAAAATTTTACGCAAGCAATAATCCATAAAATCATTTTAATCTGTGGCAAAAAAAAATATGCTTAGAAAAATATCACTTTATAAAAGCATCGTATAAAAAACTATGGAAGAAAGCCAGCTTTTACCCAATTTATTCAGAACAGAGTACCGAAAAATAGTTTCGGTACTCTGTTATTTATTTGGAATCGATAATATCGAAATCGCCGAAGACATTACAAGCGACACATTTCTTGCCGCAACCGAATTATGGAGTTTAAAAGGAATTCCTGAAAATCCAACCGCGTGGCTTTATACTGTTGCCAAAAACAAAACCAAAAATTATCTCAAACGAAATGCTGTTTTTGAGCAAAAGCTTTCTGTAGAAATAAAACATACTGCAAATAAATCAGAAGAAATTGAAATTGACTTGTCAAGCAAAAACATAAATGACAGCCAATTAGCGATGATATTTACGGTTTGCAATCCTGTAAATTCTGGTGAAGCACAAATTGCATTAGCATTAAATTTATTATGCGGATTTGGAATTCAGGAAATTGCCGATGCTTTTTTGACTAATAAAGAAGTCATTTACAAAAGAATTAATCGCGCCAAAGAAAAACTCAAAGAAGCAAACATTAAAATTGAACAGCCAACAATTTCTGAAATTAATAATAGATTAGAAACCGTTTTAACAACCCTTTATCTATTGTTTTCTGAAGGTTATTATTCGACATCACAAAATACCATTTTACGAAAAGATCTTTGTGCAGAAGCCATGCGCCTGACTTTTTTATTAATCGAAAATCCCACAACCAATACACCAGCCATAAATGCACTTTTATCTTTAATGTGTTTTCATAGTTCGAGATTTGATGCCAGAACCAACGAAAATGGCGAAACAATTTTATATCAGGATCAGGACGAAACGCTTTGGAATCAGGAATTAATAGAAAAAGGTCAATATTATCTTGTTCAGGCATCAACCGGAAACCATCTTTCTAAATACCATCTCGAAGCCGGAATCGCTTATTGGCACACGCAAAAAGAAGACACACCCGAAAAATGGCAAAATATTCTACAACTTTACAATCGTTTGCTTATTTTAGAATATTCGCCTATCGCAGCTTTAAACAGAACTTTTGCCCTAGCCAAAACCAACGGCAAGAAAGAAGCAATTATCGAAGCCGAAAAACTCAATCTGACCAATAATCCATTTTATTACTCTTTATTAGGCAATCTGTATACTGATATTGACAATAAAAAAGCCATAGAAAATTTCGAAAAAGCACTACAAATAACAAATTCTCCGGCAGACAAGGCTACAATAATCAAAAACATCAATTCAATAAAATAATATATTTTAGTTCGTTTTTTGTCACTCTGAGCGAAGTCGAAGAGATAAACAATTTACTATGCACGAATAATACTTTGTGCTTTTCTGCTATCAATTTGCTTTTTTATTTGTAATTTCGGTTTTCTGAAAATGATTGTTTTTCTGAAGAAATAATCATTGTAAAACATTCAAAATAAAATTAAAATACAACTATAAAAATGGCTTCATTTATAAAAGAAATTTCTTTTCGCTGGTCAGATCTTGACCCAAATTTTCACGTTCGTCATAGTGCTTATTACGATTTTGGCGCGCAACATCGTATCGAAATCCTCGAAGAACTTGGCCTGACTTTAAGAGTAATGCAAACGCAAGGTTTTGGACCCGTTTTATTTAGAGAAGAGTGCATCTTTAGAAAAGAACTAAAACTTTCAGACAAAATATTCCTTCATACCAAAACTTCAAAAATGAAACCCGATGCTTCGCGTTGGTCAATCATTCACGAATTTAGAAGAGAAGATGATACACTTTGTGCAGTAATCACAGTTGATGGTGCATGGATGGATACCAAACTACGCAAATTAGCTTCACCAACGCCTGAAATTGCTATTGAAGCTTTGAGTATTTTTCCAAAAAGTGATGATTTTGTTGGATTATAAAAACAAACCTCATTTTTCTTAACTTTATAAAATCCAAAAAACTATAATTTTAAATATATGTTTTTTGGTTTTTTTAAATTCAAAACTCATGATCGATTTCGTAAAAGACTTTAGAATAATTATCATTATCGCTATAATAGCACTTGTAACAGTTGTTTTGGGTGCCATTACGGATAAAGTATTACGTTATGTTTTGTATCAAAAACAAACCGATAAAGACTATGATCCAACGGGGTTTAAGTTTTTAAAACATTTAATCATTACCGTTATTTATATTTTAGGAATAGCCTTTGCCTTAATACAAATTCCTGAGTTTAAAATTATTGGTCATTCCTTTTTAGCCGGAGCCGGCGTTATTTCGATAGTTGCAGGTCTGGCTTCTCAACAAGCTTTGAGTAATATTGTGAGCGGAATTTTTCTGATTATTTTTAAACCCTTCCGCATCAACGATAAAATTACCATTAATAATTTTGTTGGTACCGTTGAAGACATTAATTTGAGGCAGGTTGTACTCAGAGATACCGAAAATAACCGAATCATAATTCCTAATTCGGTAATCAACAACCAAATTATTGTAAATACCAATATGTTTGACACCAAATGTTGTAAAACAATTGAGATTGGTATTGGTTATGATTCAGATATCGAGAAAGCATTAGAAATCATGCAGGAAGAAATCGCCAAACATCCACTTTTTATTGATAATCGCACTGCAGAAAGCAAAGAACAAAAAACACCTCTGGTTCAGGCAAAAGTTGTTGCTCTTGCAGATTCAAGCGTAAACTTAAAAGCCTGGGCCTGGGCCAAAAATTCAACAGATGGTTTTGTGATGTATTGCGATTTATTGCAAAGTATTAAAAAACGTTTTGACGAAGCCCAAATCGATATTCCATATCCGCAAAGAGTGATTACAATAAAAAAAAACACAACTGAGAATTAAAATTCCAATCTGATAGTTATCGGGACAAATCTTAAATTCCAAAAAACCAAGACCTGCAATCTAAACAATAGTTTACAAATTAAAATCTGCCACAATCTGTTTAATCCATTAAAATCCTTGGGCAATCTACATATTATTGAAACTTCAAACCAAAATTCACCTTATCAAAAGTAGTACTGCAAGAAACCGCAAACCTGCCAATGTTAAGCGTACCAAAAATACCCTCGACACCATGTCCGGAATAAAATCCACCGGCTGAAAATCGATCAACTTGGTACTTCAGTGCAATATCATTTACCCTGCTACTCAATTGCCCAAAAGCAATCACGTGCGGAATAAGTTCGTAACTCGCAAAAACTTTTGGAACTAGTTTTTTATAATAATCAAAACTTTCATCAGTTTTATAATCAACACTTGTAGAATGTAAATTCTCTAAACTTGCGCCTACAAAAGTATTTTCACCAAAATGATACGAAACACTAAATCCGGTAAAAGTTCCCTGATAATCGCTTCGTGAATCAACATAACCAATAGCAATTGTAGCTCTAAACTTATTGCATATTTTACCTATATAACCAATATAAGTTCGATCGATTTCAGACTTATCAATTCCAACACCCCCAATAATATCGTCATCACACATATTAAAGGCGTATTGAAAATAAGACGAATATTCATCCTTATTCGCCGCAATAACACTCCTGCCTTTATCAAGATCAATATTAGGAGATATTAGTGTAGAGTTTATAACAGCAAAATCAAATGTATTGACTTCCTGGGCAAATAAGGGAACTGTGAGCAAGAGCAAAAATATTGTTTTTTTCATGATACCAATTTTTAGCTTACAACATTACAACTCTAATTTACAGACAAATTTCCTGTTAATAAAAGAAGTTCTTTGAAGTACAACATTACTCGTTAAAATGCAATATTTTCACAATCAACATCTTATAGAGTATTAAATTTACAAAATATAATGTTCTACTCGTTAAAATTCAATAATAAAGAATTGCAAACAGTTCTACAATCCCATCTTTTCAGATTTTCTGATAACTTTAAGACCCATTTTTTTGCTTTTAAAGATGGTTAACGGTAATTTTATAATCCGTATTCGCTGTCGCCCGGGGCATGGCAAACCTTTTCTAATAATCTAAAAAAAGAATATATGTTTACAATAGAACAAATCAAAGAAGCACATTCAAAAGTAAAAACCGGTGCTGATTTCCCAAATTATATACAAGACTTAATCACACTGGGCGTAAAAGGTTACGATACATTTGTTCATGATGGACATGTTGAATATTATGGCGTAAACAATTACCATGTTACCTATGATGAAAAATACGATGAAATTAAAGTAGAACCAATTGCTAACAAAGAACGGTTTATCGAATTTCTGGTAATGCATCAGGACGGAGAAACTGATTATTTGACTTTTTGCAATCATGCAGCACAATGTGGTATTGCAAAATGGAGAGTTGATATTATACAAATGCTTTGTACCTACTATGACAAATCCGGAAATGAAATATTAATCGAGAAAATCCCTGATTAATCAAACATTTAACTAACCAACCAAACCACATTCGATGTCCATTTTCAGTCAAAAAACTTGTTTACTTACCATTAAGAGCATTTTAATTGTTCTTTTTATTAGCTGTTTTCTGGAAGGATATTCTCAGCCGAAAAAAAGCAAATCAAAATTTAAAGTAATTGCATTTTATACCGCAAAAAACGATCAGGCACATATAAGTTTTGTTCATGAAGCCAATAAATGGTTTCCTAAAATTGCCGAAGAAAATCACTTTGCATACGATTCTACCAACAATTGGGATAATCTAAATGCCAAATTTCTGGCAAAATATCAAGTTGTTTTATTCTTAGACACAAGACCTGAAACAATAAGTCAGCAAGAAGCTTTT
Coding sequences:
- the corA gene encoding magnesium/cobalt transporter CorA, with product MRKIKYKKGRKLQHTSLEYTGSHKEHKTEMQLFVYNNDDVTEYEKLEVVALNTCLDYTKNNWLNIHGLNDINLIKIIGTHFKLDDFLLADILNTTKRTKLEEQKDVLFFNIKSLLPSEYSDNISVEQISFILKDGILISFQEKRSDFFTHIRERLRTHGGIVRTKKVDYLLYLLLDAVMENFYITIEDEEDKIEELINLTKKGADPVILEKIENHRDNFNFLKRSIIPLRDSLYYLKTIKDDETYNGIEKDTFNFFIRLHQKSLELLEQIESDMSSLESASNFYFSEQSRKMNEIMKTLTIISAIFIPLTFIVGVYGMNFENMPELRFRYGYYSVMVAMFLLVIALIIYFKKRRWF
- the dnaK gene encoding molecular chaperone DnaK, with protein sequence MGKIIGIDLGTTNSCVSVMEGNEAVVIPNAEGKRTTPSIIAFVEGGEIKVGDPAKRQAVTNPTKTIASIKRFMGHTFAETTGEAKRVSYKVVKGDNNTPRVDIDGRLYTAQELSAMTLQKMKKTAEDYLGQTVTEAVITVPAYFNDAQRQATKEAGEIAGLKVMRIINEPTAAALAYGLDKKGTDQKIAVYDLGGGTFDISVLELGDGVFEVLSTNGDTHLGGDDFDHEIIDWLANEFLAEEGIDLRLDPMSLQRLKEAAEKAKIELSSSSETEINLPYVTATATGPKHLVKKLSRAKFEQLTDSLVKRSMEPVAKALKDAGLTTSDIDEVILVGGSTRMPRIADEVEKFFGKKASKGVNPDEVVAIGAAIQGGVLSGDVKDVLLLDVTPLSLGIETMGGVMTTLIESNTTIPTKKSQVFSTASDSQPSVELHVLQGARAMAVDNKTIGRFHLDGIPPAPRGVPQIEVTFDIDANGIIKVTATDKGTGKSHDIRIEASSGLTSEEIEKMKQDAEANADADKIAKERAEKLNEADSTIFQTESQLKELGSKLTDDQKTAIEFALTELRFAHQSQDLEAIQKGLDNVNAAWKVATEAMYAQGGEQGQQAAPQQEQSQGDNVEDVEFEEVK
- a CDS encoding Na+/H+ antiporter; translation: MENYSIIIFILAIVIGLSAFADKAKLPYPILLVIVGVAIGFIPTMTEIEINPEIIFLIFLPPLLYDASFNISPKHFKTNLSTISTLAIPLVFLTTFWIAVVAHYTIPGMTWSLSFTLGAILSATDAVAAVSVTKGLGIPEKTITILEGESLINDASALVAYRFAVATAMGSAFIIWKATLQFALLLGGGFLVGFLMAKILAFILTKVRKNINVTVSFMLLMPFVTYLIAENLHVSGVIAVVVLGLAISRFSKKIFPESLKNNSKNLWDVIIFLLNGLIFILIGLNFRYILKDIDNSMILPYIGYAVIITIVALLTRMVRIFLQKINLQKAFQNNSKKRRKVSEHALLDSKNSLIISWSGMRGIVSLAIALGLPKFLPDGTPFPERNSIIFISVMVVLLTIVGQGLTLPWIVKKTGVNNPKPE
- a CDS encoding carboxymuconolactone decarboxylase family protein — its product is MENRINIHVKGQEAIKTLYSVGGYLKKSPLEQSLVELVLFRVSQINKCAYCLDMHYKDARHKGETEQRLYGLSAWRETSYYSNRERAAFAWAEAITACNVTDSVYNETAKEFSEQELIDLTLTITNINTWNRINLAFPNEPGTYKVGQFG
- a CDS encoding YciI family protein; the encoded protein is MNEFVLIFRRDYITKDTQPSPQELQDSLKLWQDWLGGIAAQDKLAKPLQRWDGAGKIVTTNKSVINGPYAEIKEAIGGLIMIKATDYDEAVAIANGCPILELGGNVEIRMAVTE
- a CDS encoding sigma-70 family RNA polymerase sigma factor, whose protein sequence is MEESQLLPNLFRTEYRKIVSVLCYLFGIDNIEIAEDITSDTFLAATELWSLKGIPENPTAWLYTVAKNKTKNYLKRNAVFEQKLSVEIKHTANKSEEIEIDLSSKNINDSQLAMIFTVCNPVNSGEAQIALALNLLCGFGIQEIADAFLTNKEVIYKRINRAKEKLKEANIKIEQPTISEINNRLETVLTTLYLLFSEGYYSTSQNTILRKDLCAEAMRLTFLLIENPTTNTPAINALLSLMCFHSSRFDARTNENGETILYQDQDETLWNQELIEKGQYYLVQASTGNHLSKYHLEAGIAYWHTQKEDTPEKWQNILQLYNRLLILEYSPIAALNRTFALAKTNGKKEAIIEAEKLNLTNNPFYYSLLGNLYTDIDNKKAIENFEKALQITNSPADKATIIKNINSIK
- a CDS encoding acyl-CoA thioesterase, translating into MASFIKEISFRWSDLDPNFHVRHSAYYDFGAQHRIEILEELGLTLRVMQTQGFGPVLFREECIFRKELKLSDKIFLHTKTSKMKPDASRWSIIHEFRREDDTLCAVITVDGAWMDTKLRKLASPTPEIAIEALSIFPKSDDFVGL
- a CDS encoding mechanosensitive ion channel family protein, translating into MIDFVKDFRIIIIIAIIALVTVVLGAITDKVLRYVLYQKQTDKDYDPTGFKFLKHLIITVIYILGIAFALIQIPEFKIIGHSFLAGAGVISIVAGLASQQALSNIVSGIFLIIFKPFRINDKITINNFVGTVEDINLRQVVLRDTENNRIIIPNSVINNQIIVNTNMFDTKCCKTIEIGIGYDSDIEKALEIMQEEIAKHPLFIDNRTAESKEQKTPLVQAKVVALADSSVNLKAWAWAKNSTDGFVMYCDLLQSIKKRFDEAQIDIPYPQRVITIKKNTTEN
- a CDS encoding DUF1398 family protein — its product is MFTIEQIKEAHSKVKTGADFPNYIQDLITLGVKGYDTFVHDGHVEYYGVNNYHVTYDEKYDEIKVEPIANKERFIEFLVMHQDGETDYLTFCNHAAQCGIAKWRVDIIQMLCTYYDKSGNEILIEKIPD